A single window of Montipora capricornis isolate CH-2021 chromosome 14, ASM3666992v2, whole genome shotgun sequence DNA harbors:
- the LOC138032581 gene encoding bone morphogenetic protein 7-like, with the protein MTCLARLLVSSLLTLRAVYNAECSPQSSSNKLETASDMLGGEFFRNLPLPRRHRRDRRVPRPSKDQSNDGERSSAKNGTTSIKLQREILNLLGLARRPRLSLHTRLHGRKMSAPRYMMDLYNSLELNVSATDAGVCCNTSGTDSRAVGADTIMSYLNHVRGARPKISRRHATFRFKMESPIGEKITAAEFRIYKEQLSRRNAISWENSTYQIKLFQVVQPARMLKLLHTRVLRSWDSGWEAFDISLAGQEWAQEPTKNFGIEVSVRTLAGEELDPYDVGFVGFHGPQEKRPFLVSFFRGEQDVTYRRFFPQGPAVANERRSRRSPRAIGGQLDSTGGADQQSNSKSCGRRMLYVSFERLGWQDWIIAPEGYSAFFCHGQCSFPLSAHMNATNHAIVQTLVHLMNPTVVPQPCCSPTKLAAISVLYFDDSNNVVLKKYTNMVVKACGCH; encoded by the exons ATGACCTGCTTGGCGAGATTACTCGTTTCGAGCCTATTAACTCTGCGCGCAGTGTATAATGCCGAATGTTCTCCACAATCGTCTTCCAACAAACTCGAAACTGCTTCGGACATGCTGGGTGGAGAATTTTTCAGGAATCTACCTCTTCCTCGGCGACACAGGCGCGATCGTCGTGTGCCCAGACCGTCAAAGGACCAATCCAATGATGGCGAAAGATCATCGGCCAAGAATGGAACAACTTCTATCAAACTTCAACGCGAAATATTGAATCTCCTTGGCTTGGCGCGACGTCCGCGCCTCAGCCTTCACACACGTTTGCACGGCCGTAAAATGTCGGCTCCGCGCTACATGATGGACCTGTATAATAGCTTGGAATTGAATGTGAGCGCTACAGACGCTGGAGTTTGTTGCAATACGTCGGGGACTGATTCCCGAGCTGTTGGAGCAGACACCATCATGAGCTACCTCAATCACG TGCGTGGTGCACGACCCAAGATTTCCAGACGCCATGCTACATTCCGTTTCAAGATGGAGTCGCCCATTGGGGAAAAGATCACTGCAGCGGAATTTCGTATTTACAAGGAACAGCTCTCAAGAAGAAATGCAATATCATGGGAAAACTCGACATACCAAATCAAGTTATTCCAG GTTGTTCAACCAGCAAGAATGCTCAAGTTACTTCACACCCGTGTTCTAAGGAGCTGGGACTCAGGCTGGGAAGCGTTTGACATCTCACTCGCCGGTCAGGAATGGGCTCAAGAGCCAACGAAGAATTTTGGAATTGAAGTTTCCGTGCGCACTCTCGCAGGAGAAGAGTTAGACCCATACGATGTTGGCTTCGTTGGTTTCCACGGGCCGCAGGAAAAGCGCCCTTTCTTAGTATCGTTTTTCCGCGGCGAACAGGACGTGACATATCGTAGGTTTTTTCCCCAAGGGCCCGCAGTGGCGAACGAGCGTCGATCCCGGCGGTCACCGCGCGCAATAGGGGGGCAATTAGACAGCACTGGTGGTGCTGACCAGCAGAGCAATTCCAAGAGTTGCGGTCGAAGAATGCTGTACGTGAGCTTTGAAAGGCTTGGCTGGCAGGATTGGATAATTGCACCTGAAGG GTATTCCGCGTTCTTTTGCCACGGCCAATGTTCCTTTCCGCTAAGTGCTCACATGAATGCAACCAATCACGCCATTGTACAAACGCTGGTCCATCTAATGAACCCAACCGTGGTTCCTCAGCCCTGCTGCTCTCCGACCAAACTCGCCGCCATCTCGGTGCTCTATTTCGACGACAGCAACAACGTGGTACTTAAGAAATACACGAACATGGTTGTCAAGGCGTGTGGTTGCCATTAG